One segment of Clostridium ljungdahlii DSM 13528 DNA contains the following:
- the hflX gene encoding GTPase HflX produces the protein MIYGNTEGIKNSTLDELEKIYDIRVSKESICSREIVEVLSRITTYLNRELSLAIDKRGIIVSISVGDSSTVSITEIEGNQNKLCGIRIVHTHPNGDSRLSEIDISALVKLRLDCIAAIGVDKDGITGITIGFCKVKDGEVISEVSEKLTLEDAVNFNIVQKVNEIEKSMNDEYVLQEAGERALLVGTDTEDSLDELKELAKACNVNVLEKILQKRDTIDTAFYVGKGKVSEIALIAQLSGANIVIFDDELSGSQVRNLEENLGIKVIDRTTLILHIFASRARSKESKLQVELAQLKYRLARLSGLGIVLSRTGGGIGTRGPGEKKLETDRRHIREKIYEISKELKKIKQVRKTQRKKRDEINKVSLVGYTNSGKSTLRNKLCEVAVTRENVNKEKVFEADMLFATLDTTTRAVELEDGRTIAVTDTVGFIKKLPHDLVEAFKSTLEEVQYADLLLHVVDASSDYAEEQIDAVNEVLSELDVNDKPVLIVLNKIDKLEDTKLSGIKDRYKNSNAIFISAKYGTNLDELLKRVLEMLPHNIKKAEYLIPYTEQSAVSFIHKYCKVKNEDYREDGTYVNALVDEKTYNKFKKFIINPK, from the coding sequence TTGATATATGGAAATACAGAAGGAATAAAAAATTCGACATTAGATGAATTGGAAAAGATTTATGATATAAGAGTTTCAAAAGAAAGCATATGCAGCAGGGAAATTGTAGAAGTGCTTTCTAGAATTACTACTTATTTAAATAGAGAATTAAGCCTGGCAATTGATAAAAGAGGAATAATCGTAAGCATATCTGTTGGAGATAGTAGTACTGTGAGTATTACTGAAATTGAGGGAAACCAAAATAAACTCTGTGGTATTAGGATAGTACATACCCATCCTAATGGAGATTCAAGACTTTCCGAAATTGATATTTCAGCTTTAGTAAAATTAAGATTAGACTGTATAGCGGCTATAGGGGTTGACAAGGATGGAATTACGGGTATTACCATAGGATTTTGTAAGGTAAAAGATGGAGAAGTTATAAGTGAAGTTTCAGAAAAGCTTACTTTAGAGGACGCAGTTAACTTTAATATAGTACAAAAAGTAAATGAAATAGAAAAGTCGATGAATGATGAATATGTGCTGCAGGAAGCAGGAGAGAGAGCATTACTTGTGGGCACAGATACTGAAGACAGCTTGGATGAATTAAAAGAACTGGCAAAAGCCTGTAATGTTAATGTGTTAGAAAAAATACTTCAAAAAAGAGACACTATAGATACTGCTTTTTATGTAGGAAAGGGAAAAGTAAGTGAGATAGCATTAATTGCACAGCTCAGTGGTGCAAATATAGTAATTTTTGATGATGAATTATCTGGTTCTCAAGTTAGAAACTTAGAAGAAAACCTAGGAATAAAAGTAATAGATAGAACTACTCTCATACTTCATATATTTGCTTCAAGGGCAAGGAGTAAGGAATCTAAGTTACAGGTGGAACTTGCACAGCTAAAATACAGGTTAGCTAGGCTTTCAGGACTCGGTATAGTTCTTTCAAGGACTGGAGGAGGAATAGGTACTAGAGGACCTGGTGAAAAGAAGTTGGAAACCGATAGAAGACATATAAGAGAAAAGATATATGAAATTAGTAAAGAACTGAAGAAAATAAAGCAGGTTAGAAAAACTCAAAGAAAGAAGAGAGATGAGATAAATAAGGTATCACTGGTGGGGTATACTAATTCGGGTAAATCTACTTTAAGAAATAAGTTGTGTGAAGTAGCTGTCACTAGAGAAAATGTAAATAAAGAAAAGGTATTTGAAGCAGATATGTTATTTGCTACTTTGGACACTACTACTAGGGCTGTGGAATTGGAAGATGGTAGAACAATTGCAGTGACAGACACTGTAGGTTTTATAAAAAAACTTCCCCATGATCTGGTAGAAGCATTTAAATCTACCTTAGAAGAAGTACAATATGCTGATTTATTATTACATGTAGTAGATGCATCATCCGATTATGCAGAAGAACAGATAGATGCAGTAAATGAAGTGCTGAGCGAACTTGACGTAAATGATAAACCTGTACTTATCGTATTAAACAAAATTGATAAATTAGAAGATACTAAATTGAGCGGTATAAAAGATAGATACAAAAATTCAAATGCAATATTTATATCAGCTAAATATGGTACAAATTTAGATGAGCTCTTGAAAAGAGTATTGGAAATGCTTCCTCATAATATAAAAAAAGCAGAATATTTAATTCCTTATACAGAACAGTCTGCAGTGTCATTTATTCATAAATATTGTAAGGTAAAGAATGAAGATTATAGGGAAGATGGCACCTATGTAAATGCACTTGTAGATGAAAAAACATACAATAAATTTAAGAAGTTCATAATTAACCCAAAATAA
- a CDS encoding nucleotidyltransferase domain-containing protein, with the protein MEKTILQYQKAFNSTIDRLKANDFVLAVMVFGSMVTGDLWDESDIDLLVVFDNKRGSIKNIYTEEKGIQIHVKLVSKSNFLQMPEKNLKGGFISRIISSSRLVFSKDKEITSKYDTGRYYSDLDRERWNMYYIGELFKSMGICKKYLQNDNVYTAYIAAVRSVEEFSRLYVNSSGHMISKDSMTISMNLNDNFKKCVDKLFFKNENVVDSINSTIDYLTENVNRDIRNTTKLLLNYMREKDCFLSSEDIKNDELFYHYNINMEEILNKLWERNILKKETRNYKLKDGTVLFKENVYFI; encoded by the coding sequence TTGGAAAAAACTATATTACAATATCAAAAGGCTTTTAACAGTACCATTGATAGACTTAAAGCAAATGATTTTGTCCTTGCAGTTATGGTTTTTGGGAGTATGGTCACTGGCGATTTGTGGGATGAATCTGATATCGACTTACTTGTAGTGTTTGATAATAAAAGGGGCAGTATTAAAAACATATACACTGAAGAAAAGGGAATTCAAATTCATGTTAAACTTGTAAGCAAGAGTAACTTCCTGCAGATGCCTGAAAAAAATTTAAAGGGTGGATTTATATCTAGAATAATATCTTCATCCAGACTGGTATTTTCAAAGGATAAGGAAATAACTTCAAAATATGATACTGGAAGATATTATTCAGATTTAGATAGAGAAAGATGGAATATGTACTATATTGGAGAGTTATTTAAAAGTATGGGTATATGTAAAAAATATCTTCAAAATGACAATGTATATACTGCATATATTGCTGCAGTACGTTCTGTTGAAGAGTTTTCCAGATTATATGTAAATTCTTCAGGACATATGATAAGTAAAGATTCTATGACTATTTCTATGAATTTAAATGACAACTTTAAAAAATGTGTAGACAAATTATTTTTTAAAAATGAAAATGTAGTTGATTCTATAAATAGTACTATAGATTATTTAACAGAAAATGTAAATAGAGATATAAGAAATACGACTAAGTTATTATTAAATTATATGAGAGAAAAGGATTGTTTTTTAAGTTCAGAAGATATAAAAAATGATGAGTTATTTTATCATTACAATATAAATATGGAAGAAATATTAAATAAGTTATGGGAAAGAAATATACTTAAAAAAGAAACGAGAAACTATAAGTTAAAGGATGGAACTGTATTATTTAAGGAAAATGTATATTTTATTTAA
- a CDS encoding transglycosylase domain-containing protein — translation MVKKRKKARKKVFKHGAAILCGLLALVFAAALGLTAAVIKNSPPLDISQISNLNEPSVLYDDKNNSMDVLVTPQQRTVIPFSSMPQNLKNAFVSIEDERFYKHKGIDLKRLIGVVFIDIKSKFSGNTGIQGASTITQQLVRNIYLSSQISYKRKMQEIYLSLKLEKKLSKTQILEAYMNTIYLGGRALGVEAAAKQYFGKSAKDLNLIECAFIAGMPQSPSVYYPYSPTAKKNPSIYLNRTTTVVKKMYENGYISKDQYTTAVNDIANGKLDIMSQPTVNNGYNNEWFTVPVINAVKKDLKSKYKYTDEQIENLLMYGGLKIHTTMNKDLQEKTENTLNSDSIFNSSSPDKNGIVQPQASAVVMNYHTGEVKALVGGRGSQPARSFNRAASEKYLRPSGSSIKPLTVYSPAVDSQQFTAASTVDSSPLSPELANKYASNGEPYNPKNDEDTDFGTVTLRTALTKSLNTVAVKVEDRMGLKTGADYAEKFGITLDEHDRSSIAALSLGELHHGTNTLLMSAAYGTFGNSGKYTTPKLYTTVVNRNGTVLLDNKTQTKKALSPQSAYVLYQMLKGPVSAEGTGSNANLGDMPVSGKTGTSEDRKDLWFVGLTPYYSAAVWIGNDDDSVLDGSLSSNSAAQLWANIMSPFHQGLEAKDIEMPDGVVTSPICSKSGKLPVSDCHTDPTGNKVYTEYFIDGTVPSDYCNVSHSWNALDNLPENKSKKNNASNKNNWNSDSNTNDNPNNTNTNTNTTTDTNTKDKKDTTNDENSKDVNNLPTTIPSTGN, via the coding sequence ATGGTCAAAAAGCGTAAAAAGGCTCGAAAAAAGGTTTTTAAACATGGAGCTGCAATTTTATGTGGATTATTAGCATTGGTATTTGCTGCAGCATTGGGTTTAACTGCAGCTGTTATAAAAAATTCTCCTCCACTAGACATAAGCCAAATATCGAATTTAAACGAACCTTCCGTTCTATATGATGATAAAAATAATTCAATGGACGTACTAGTTACCCCACAGCAAAGGACGGTAATACCTTTTAGCAGTATGCCCCAAAATTTAAAAAATGCTTTCGTAAGTATAGAAGATGAACGATTTTATAAACATAAAGGCATAGACTTAAAAAGACTCATAGGTGTAGTATTTATAGATATTAAAAGCAAATTTAGTGGAAATACTGGAATTCAAGGTGCATCTACCATAACCCAACAATTAGTTAGAAATATATATTTATCTTCTCAAATATCTTATAAGAGAAAAATGCAAGAAATATATCTTTCCTTAAAACTTGAAAAGAAATTGAGTAAAACTCAAATACTTGAGGCTTACATGAATACAATTTATTTAGGAGGAAGAGCATTAGGTGTTGAAGCTGCTGCTAAACAGTACTTTGGCAAATCAGCAAAAGATTTAAACTTAATTGAATGTGCTTTTATTGCAGGTATGCCTCAAAGTCCTTCTGTATATTATCCTTATTCTCCTACAGCTAAAAAAAATCCATCTATATATTTAAACAGAACTACTACTGTAGTAAAAAAAATGTATGAGAATGGATATATATCAAAGGATCAGTACACAACTGCTGTAAATGACATTGCAAATGGTAAACTGGATATAATGTCTCAACCTACTGTAAATAATGGATATAACAATGAATGGTTTACTGTACCTGTTATAAATGCAGTAAAAAAAGATCTAAAATCTAAATACAAATATACAGATGAACAGATTGAGAATTTACTTATGTATGGTGGTTTAAAAATACATACTACTATGAATAAAGACCTACAGGAAAAAACTGAAAACACCTTAAATAGCGACAGTATTTTTAATTCTTCATCTCCAGATAAAAATGGAATAGTTCAACCTCAGGCTTCTGCTGTAGTCATGAATTATCATACAGGTGAGGTAAAGGCGCTAGTTGGTGGAAGGGGAAGCCAGCCAGCCAGATCTTTCAATAGAGCTGCATCTGAAAAATATTTAAGGCCTTCTGGTTCCAGTATAAAACCTTTAACTGTATACAGTCCTGCTGTAGATTCACAACAATTTACTGCAGCTTCTACAGTAGATTCTTCTCCATTATCACCTGAACTTGCCAATAAATATGCTTCTAATGGAGAACCTTATAACCCTAAAAATGATGAAGATACTGATTTCGGAACTGTAACTTTAAGAACTGCCTTAACTAAATCCTTAAATACGGTAGCCGTTAAAGTAGAAGATAGAATGGGTTTAAAAACTGGAGCTGATTATGCAGAAAAATTTGGTATAACTTTAGACGAGCATGATAGATCCAGTATAGCAGCACTTTCCCTTGGAGAGCTCCATCACGGTACAAATACACTTTTGATGTCTGCTGCCTATGGGACTTTTGGAAATTCTGGAAAATACACTACTCCAAAACTTTACACTACAGTAGTAAATAGAAATGGTACAGTTTTACTTGATAATAAAACTCAAACTAAAAAAGCACTTTCTCCACAAAGTGCCTATGTGCTATATCAAATGTTAAAAGGCCCTGTAAGTGCAGAAGGAACTGGTAGCAATGCTAACTTAGGAGATATGCCTGTAAGTGGTAAAACAGGTACTTCTGAGGATAGAAAAGACCTGTGGTTTGTAGGACTAACCCCTTATTATTCCGCTGCAGTGTGGATTGGTAATGATGATGATTCTGTATTAGATGGCTCCTTAAGCAGTAATTCTGCAGCCCAACTTTGGGCTAATATAATGTCTCCTTTCCATCAAGGTTTAGAGGCAAAAGATATTGAAATGCCAGATGGAGTTGTAACTTCTCCTATATGTTCTAAATCAGGAAAACTTCCTGTTTCAGATTGTCATACAGATCCTACAGGTAATAAAGTTTATACTGAATATTTTATAGATGGAACAGTTCCCTCAGATTATTGTAATGTATCTCATTCATGGAATGCACTTGATAACTTACCTGAGAATAAAAGCAAAAAAAATAATGCTTCTAATAAAAATAACTGGAATTCTGATAGTAATACAAATGATAATCCTAATAATACTAATACAAACACTAATACAACTACTGATACAAACACTAAAGATAAAAAAGACACTACCAACGATGAAAACTCAAAGGATGTTAATAATTTACCTACTACAATTCCTAGTACAGGAAATTAA
- the spoIIAB gene encoding anti-sigma F factor, protein MYDNSMKIEFISKSQNESFARVSVAAFVSQLDPTVEELADVKTAVSEAVTNSIIHGYENKEGVVKIQAFIKEKELTLIVEDQGVGIENIELARQPLYTSRPDLERSGMGFTVMETFMDSLKVESEKNKGTRLTMKKVFNSLS, encoded by the coding sequence ATGTACGATAACAGTATGAAAATAGAGTTTATTAGTAAATCACAAAATGAAAGCTTTGCCAGGGTCTCAGTAGCAGCTTTTGTGTCACAACTTGATCCTACAGTGGAGGAATTGGCAGATGTAAAAACTGCAGTTTCAGAGGCAGTTACAAACTCTATTATTCATGGCTATGAAAATAAAGAAGGTGTAGTTAAAATTCAAGCCTTTATTAAAGAAAAAGAACTTACGTTGATAGTAGAAGACCAAGGTGTAGGTATAGAAAATATAGAACTCGCTAGACAACCCCTTTATACTTCAAGACCTGATCTTGAGAGATCAGGTATGGGATTTACTGTAATGGAAACTTTTATGGACTCCCTTAAAGTAGAATCTGAAAAAAACAAAGGGACAAGATTAACTATGAAAAAAGTTTTTAATTCATTAAGTTAG
- a CDS encoding PLP-dependent aminotransferase family protein — MNFISNKYFVNLNREETVKYLLIEKHIKKLIDTNKIEDGEKLPSIREMAEFLNVNKITVVNAYKRLQAEGYAAQKIGSGTYAKKRDINKNFSREYSKVLKKISSDEVKNYIDFTGETPSGEFFQISFFKSVLNEVLDRDGSSALICQESLGYDGLRNSISDVFWNGNIDKDDILIVSGAQQGIDVVSKAILNTNDTVIVEKPTYSGALSVFKWRRTEIIETPIEKDGINIDNLEKILKKNKVKCFYTMSYFQNPTGISYSNEKKRQILRLADIYDFYIIEDDYLSELIYDDSIKYSSFKSLDSSDRVVYIKSFSKIFLPGIRIGYLIPPKKFKESIQNSKINTDISTSSLMQRALDLYIRKGLWRSYINDLTVVYKRRYVYMKKCIDKYLKNQVEFVEPGGGLHFYLKINQNIVIDSIELFRKSKNRRVLITPGTLFYKVPSEGKKYFKIGFSHVDEKNIESGIQILSELIIM, encoded by the coding sequence GTGAATTTTATTTCTAATAAATATTTTGTGAATCTAAATAGAGAAGAAACTGTTAAATATCTATTAATAGAAAAACATATAAAAAAATTGATAGATACAAATAAAATTGAAGACGGGGAGAAACTACCTTCTATAAGAGAAATGGCAGAATTTTTAAATGTAAATAAAATCACTGTGGTAAATGCATATAAAAGGCTTCAAGCTGAAGGCTATGCTGCTCAAAAAATTGGCAGTGGAACTTATGCTAAAAAGAGGGATATAAATAAGAACTTTAGTAGAGAATACTCAAAGGTTCTGAAGAAGATATCTAGCGATGAAGTAAAAAATTATATAGATTTTACCGGAGAAACTCCAAGTGGTGAATTTTTTCAGATAAGTTTCTTTAAAAGTGTTTTAAATGAGGTTCTGGATAGGGATGGCTCATCGGCTTTGATATGTCAAGAATCTCTCGGATATGATGGACTCAGAAATAGTATAAGTGATGTGTTCTGGAATGGAAATATAGATAAGGATGATATACTTATAGTTTCAGGAGCGCAGCAAGGTATAGATGTGGTTTCAAAGGCTATTTTAAATACAAATGATACTGTAATAGTTGAAAAACCAACATACAGTGGGGCACTATCTGTATTTAAATGGAGAAGAACTGAAATAATCGAAACTCCTATTGAAAAAGATGGAATTAATATAGACAACCTTGAAAAAATACTTAAAAAAAACAAAGTGAAATGTTTTTATACAATGAGTTATTTTCAAAATCCTACTGGGATAAGCTATAGCAATGAAAAGAAAAGGCAAATACTCAGATTAGCCGATATATATGATTTTTATATAATAGAAGATGATTATCTTTCAGAGTTAATTTATGATGATAGTATAAAATATAGTAGTTTTAAAAGCTTAGATAGTAGTGACAGGGTTGTTTATATAAAAAGCTTTTCAAAAATATTTTTGCCAGGAATACGAATTGGATATTTGATACCTCCTAAGAAATTTAAAGAAAGCATTCAAAATTCAAAAATAAATACGGATATATCTACATCCAGTCTTATGCAAAGGGCTCTGGATTTATATATAAGAAAAGGTTTGTGGCGAAGTTACATAAATGATTTAACTGTAGTCTATAAAAGAAGATATGTATATATGAAAAAATGTATAGATAAATATTTAAAAAATCAAGTAGAGTTTGTAGAACCAGGTGGAGGACTTCATTTTTATTTAAAAATAAACCAGAACATAGTTATAGATTCTATAGAGCTTTTTAGAAAATCAAAAAATAGAAGAGTTTTAATTACACCAGGTACGTTGTTTTATAAAGTACCTTCAGAAGGTAAAAAGTACTTTAAAATTGGTTTTTCACATGTGGATGAAAAAAATATAGAAAGTGGAATTCAAATATTAAGTGAACTTATAATTATGTAA
- the spoIIAA gene encoding anti-sigma F factor antagonist — MNLEFNVKDNKLIVYMRGELDHHSAEEVRNKIDDRLDRESLNKLIMDFSGVSFMDSSGIGVVIGRYKKLNSADGSVCIVGAINSVKRVFELSGMFKIIGLYDSVAEALQNI; from the coding sequence ATGAATTTGGAATTTAATGTAAAGGACAATAAACTTATAGTTTATATGAGAGGAGAACTAGATCATCATAGTGCAGAAGAAGTCAGAAATAAAATAGATGACAGATTGGATAGAGAGAGTTTAAACAAGTTGATAATGGATTTCTCAGGAGTAAGCTTTATGGATAGCTCTGGAATAGGGGTGGTAATAGGAAGGTATAAAAAATTAAATTCTGCAGATGGCAGCGTATGTATTGTAGGCGCAATCAATTCAGTAAAAAGAGTATTTGAACTTTCAGGTATGTTTAAAATTATAGGACTTTATGACAGCGTTGCGGAAGCACTTCAGAATATTTAA
- the hpt gene encoding hypoxanthine phosphoribosyltransferase: MENKSKNILISQERIGKRIEEVGKIITTKYKDKNLYVLSLLRGSFIFTADLVRQIKLPVKIGFMTTSSYGNSETSSGEIKIVNDILDDLKGYDVLIVDDITDTGITMDFAIDHVKSLGASSVKCCVLLDKPDRRKISLTPDFCCFEIPDVFVAGYGLNYGDYYRNVPYIFNWE, encoded by the coding sequence ATGGAAAACAAATCGAAAAACATATTGATATCCCAAGAACGAATTGGAAAGAGGATAGAAGAAGTAGGTAAAATAATAACCACTAAATATAAAGATAAAAATTTATATGTATTATCCCTTTTAAGAGGAAGTTTTATATTTACAGCAGATTTAGTAAGACAAATAAAGCTTCCTGTAAAAATAGGATTTATGACAACTTCAAGTTATGGAAATTCTGAAACATCATCTGGTGAAATAAAAATTGTAAATGATATATTAGACGACCTGAAAGGGTATGATGTTTTAATTGTAGATGACATAACAGATACAGGTATTACTATGGACTTTGCTATAGACCATGTAAAATCTCTAGGTGCTTCCAGTGTAAAATGCTGCGTTCTTCTAGACAAACCTGACAGAAGAAAAATTTCATTGACCCCAGATTTTTGTTGTTTCGAGATTCCCGATGTATTTGTTGCAGGTTATGGATTAAATTATGGAGATTATTATCGGAATGTACCTTACATATTTAACTGGGAATAA
- the yunB gene encoding sporulation protein YunB — protein MSYIYYVSNHKDVEEIKKFKVPIKKIKIILIISVITISTVMCLYFVNSRITPAIITASDVEIRAVVTQTINSVIMQEYSKQFTYKDIIQVEKDKEDNIVMVRADTLKMNKIACDVALESQNKLRNVGKVGLKIPMGYIMKNNLLAFFGPSITIRMQPIGYIETKYLSSFESAGINQARHKISVQVKTNMRVMIPFGSEDIQVKNEVPISETIIVGKVPETAIDLGLDKTGVKLKSGN, from the coding sequence TTGTCATATATATATTATGTATCAAATCATAAGGATGTGGAAGAGATAAAAAAATTTAAAGTTCCCATTAAGAAAATCAAAATTATATTAATAATATCTGTTATAACTATATCCACAGTAATGTGTCTTTATTTTGTAAATTCAAGGATAACTCCTGCTATAATTACAGCTTCAGATGTAGAAATAAGAGCTGTAGTTACACAAACTATAAACTCAGTTATAATGCAGGAGTATTCAAAACAATTTACTTATAAAGATATTATACAGGTGGAAAAAGATAAGGAAGATAATATAGTTATGGTTAGAGCAGATACACTAAAAATGAATAAAATAGCTTGCGATGTGGCATTGGAATCCCAAAACAAGCTAAGAAATGTAGGAAAAGTTGGTTTGAAGATTCCTATGGGATATATAATGAAAAACAATTTGCTAGCGTTTTTTGGACCTAGCATTACAATTAGGATGCAGCCTATAGGTTACATAGAGACTAAATATTTGTCAAGCTTTGAAAGTGCAGGTATAAATCAAGCTAGACATAAAATAAGTGTACAGGTAAAGACAAACATGAGGGTGATGATTCCTTTTGGAAGTGAGGATATACAAGTAAAAAATGAAGTGCCCATATCAGAAACAATTATAGTGGGAAAAGTACCAGAAACAGCCATAGATTTAGGTCTTGATAAAACTGGAGTTAAGTTAAAATCCGGTAATTAA
- the sigF gene encoding RNA polymerase sporulation sigma factor SigF codes for MSEETAKKLKYSYNDNLELIKYAKKGDKDALNKLVELNLPLVASISKKFLNRGYEYEDIFQIGCMGLMKAVNNFNEEYNVKFSTYAVPMILGEIKRFLRDDGMIKVSRSVKNTAKKIHYDREALTKKLNREPTIQELAEYSGVEVEELIFATESASSLQYLYDTIHQDDGSPVLLIDKISENPKEDVEMVDKIALKEALNNLDVKSRQIIMLRYFKDKTQVQVAKMLGINQVQVSRIEKKVLKTMREILTG; via the coding sequence ATGAGTGAGGAAACAGCAAAAAAATTAAAATATAGTTATAATGATAATTTGGAATTGATTAAATATGCAAAAAAAGGAGATAAAGATGCCCTAAATAAATTGGTAGAATTGAATTTACCATTAGTGGCATCTATAAGTAAAAAATTTCTAAATAGGGGATACGAGTATGAAGATATATTTCAAATAGGTTGTATGGGACTTATGAAAGCAGTAAATAATTTCAATGAAGAATACAATGTAAAATTTTCTACATATGCTGTACCCATGATATTAGGGGAAATAAAGCGCTTCTTAAGGGATGACGGAATGATAAAAGTAAGCAGAAGTGTAAAAAATACTGCAAAAAAAATCCACTATGACAGAGAAGCACTTACTAAAAAATTAAATAGAGAACCTACAATACAGGAATTAGCAGAGTATTCTGGAGTAGAAGTAGAAGAACTGATTTTTGCCACAGAATCTGCTAGCAGTTTGCAGTATCTGTATGATACTATACATCAAGATGATGGTTCACCAGTGCTTTTGATAGATAAGATAAGTGAAAATCCAAAGGAAGATGTAGAGATGGTGGATAAAATTGCACTTAAAGAAGCTTTGAACAATTTAGATGTGAAATCGAGACAAATTATAATGCTGAGATATTTTAAAGATAAAACTCAGGTACAGGTAGCAAAGATGCTAGGTATAAATCAAGTACAGGTTTCTAGAATTGAAAAAAAAGTGTTAAAAACTATGAGAGAAATTTTAACAGGTTAA